In the genome of Sardina pilchardus chromosome 14, fSarPil1.1, whole genome shotgun sequence, one region contains:
- the LOC134100918 gene encoding UDP-glucuronosyltransferase 2A1-like isoform X1, producing the protein MFISTKAHNRVMVSTIASLLGLLMVGVCVESGNVLILPGEYSHWHNMRTIVEALAERNHSITVLVNSASPSVKSFQDERVHFNIFQVPLEKHEVHAMWNEFIDLWMYQSRTASKLQMFFKTIAVMNRVSAHNYVICDGILRNPMLIDTLKDAKFEVILSDPMMPCGDVLAEVLDIPFILSLRLSFGYVFERQCGQLPTPPSYVPAVPAQFTDHMEFMERLQNFVMYGVHTAIFHLHTMLTTNNYLSEIRGKPTKLCDVLGKADIWLIRTYWDFEFPRPLLPNFKFVGGLHCKPAKHLPEDMEAFVQSSGDDGIVVFSLGSMIKNLTMERANTIASALGEIPQKVLWRYSGVKPETLAPNTRLYDWLPQNDLLGHPKTKAFITHGGTNGLYEAIYHGVPMVGIPLFADQPDNLNHMKVKGAAVSLDFNKMESKDLVDALNSVISDPSYKESIMRLSRIHHDQPMKPLDEAVFWIEFVMRNKGAKHLHVQSHDLSWYQYHSLDVMVFLLAIVGLFIFIVVKSCCFCFRRCFGKSLLKKKTE; encoded by the exons ATGTTTATATCAACAAAAGCGCATAACCGCGTCATGGTTTCTACCATCGCATCTCTTCTAGGCTTACTCATGGTTGGTGTTTGCGTTGAAAGCGGCAATGTTTTGATTTTACCCGGAGAGTATAGTCACTGGCACAATATGCGTACGATTGTGGAAGCGCTTGCAGAACGGAACCACAGCATTACAGTATTGGTAAACTCAGCCTCACCATCTGTGAAATCATTTCAGGACGAGCGTGTACACTTCAACATTTTCCAAGTTCCTCTGGAGAAACACGAAGTACATGCCATGTGGAATGAATTTATTGATTTGTGGATGTACCAGTCAAGGACTGCGTCAAAACtacaaatgttttttaaaactaTAGCCGTGATGAACCGTGTAAGCGCTCATAACTATGTCATATGTGATGGCATTTTACGCAACCCGATGTTAATTGATACATTGAAAGACGCCAAATTCGAGGTTATTCTATCTGATCCTATGATGCCCTGCGGTGATGTTTTGGCAGAAGTTTTAGACATACCGTTTATTCTATCCTTGAGACTCTCATTTGGCTATGTATTTGAGAGGCAATGCGGCCAATTGCCAACACCTCCATCATATGTACCTGCGGTACCAGCACAGTTCACAGACCATATGGAATTTATGGAGAGGTTGCAAAATTTTGTGATGTATGGAGTCCATACTGCCATATTTCACCTGCACACCATGCTAACGACGAATAATTATTTAAGTGAGATCAGAG GTAAACCAACGAAATTATGTGATGTCCTTGGTAAAGCTGATATTTGGTTGATCCGGACCTACTGGGATTTTGAGTTCCCCCGACCTCTTCTCCCCAATTTCAAATTTGTTGGAGGCCTGCACTGCAAGCCAGCAAAGCATCTTCCAGAG GACATGGAGGCATTTGTGCAAAGTTCTGGGGATGATGGTATTGTGGTGTTCTCTTTGGGATCCATGATAAAGAACCTCACTATGGAGAGAGCAAACACAATAGCCTCTGCACTTGGAGAAATACCTCAGAAG GTATTGTGGAGGTACAGTGGTGTAAAGCCAGAGACACTGGCTCCCAATACAAGACTTTATGACTGGCTTCCCCAAAATGACCTTCTAG GCCATCCCAAGACCAAGGCCTTCATAACCCATGGTGGCACCAATGGGCTCTATGAGGCTATCTATCATGGAGTGCCCATGGTGGGCATCCCCCTGTTCGCTGACCAGCCTGATAATCTGAACCACATGAAGGTGAAAGGGGCGGCTGTCAGTCTGGATTTCAACAAAATGGAAAGTAAAGATTTGGTGGATGCCCTCAACTCAGTGATAAGTGATCCCTC ATATAAGGAAAGCATCATGAGGCTCTCCAGGATTCACCATGACCAGCCAATGAAACCTCTGGATGAGGCCGTATTCTGGATAGAGTTTGTCATGCGCAATAAAGGAGCGAAGCACCTTCACGTTCAGTCCCACGACCTCAGCTGGTACCAGTACCATTCTCTGGATGTTATGGTATTCCTGCTTGCCATAGTGggactgtttatttttattgtagtaaaatcatgttgctTCTGCTTCAGAAGATGTTTTGGGAAAAGTCTccttaaaaagaaaacagagtga
- the LOC134100918 gene encoding UDP-glucuronosyltransferase 2B31-like isoform X5 encodes MRVQPLLISLLCLAAWSDGGKVLVWPGEFSHWLNMKVILDGLVDRGHSVTIITHTATPSVVTESSRFNIEILQAPYTKEDITKNFQDMLRYWMYDLPNDSFLRASLKVKEMIDRGVEQNQALCRTLYSNKSLIEKLQQERYEVMFLDPMFMCGDLLAQTLDVPFVLSMRFSFGNAIERQCGQLPTPPSYVPGAAFQYTDQMDFAQRTKMFLFYLSQDILFHVITYFKWDPIYTELAGKPTKLCEVLSKADIWLIRTYWDFEFPRPLLPNFKFVGGLHCKPAKPLPEDMEAFVQSSGDDGIVVFSLGSMIKNLTMERANTIASALGQIPQKVLWRYSGAKPETLAPNTRLYDWLPQNDLLGHPKTKAFITHGGTNGLYEAIYHGVPMVGIPLFADQPDNLNHMKVKGAAVSLDFNEMESKDLVDALNTVISDPS; translated from the exons ATGCGTGTGCAGCCATTGCTGATTTCACTGCTGTGTCTAGCTGcgtggagtgatggagggaaggTGCTGGTGTGGCCTGGTGAGTTCAGCCACTGGCTCAACATGAAAGTTATCCTGGACGGCCTGGTGGACAGAGGCCATTCTGTCACCATTATCACTCACACTGCCACTCCGTCTGTTGTGACCGAGTCCTCCAGGTTCAACATTGAGATTTTGCAGGCTCCGTATACCAAAGAGGACATCACAAAAAACTTTCAAGACATGCTGCGTTACTGGATGTATGACCTGCCTAATGACAGCTTCCTGAGGGCATCACTGAAGGTCAAAGAGATGATTGACAGAGGAGTGGAGCAGAACCAAGCACTGTGCAGGACCCTGTACTCGAACAAGAGCCTGATTGAGAAGCTGCAGCAGGAGCGCTATGAGGTCATGTTCCTTGACCCCATGTTCATGTGTGGCGACCTGCTGGCCCAGACCCTGGATGTGCCCTTCGTGCTGTCTATGCGCTTCAGCTTTGGAAATGCCATAGAGAGACAGTGTGGGCAGTTGCCTACTCCCCCCTCTTATGTGCCAGGAGCTGCTTTTCAGTACACAGACCAGATGGATTTTGCTCAAAGAAcgaaaatgtttcttttttatctATCTCAAGATATTTTGTTCCATGTCATCACATATTTCAAGTGGGACCCAATATACACTGAACTGGCGG GTAAACCAACCAAATTGTGTGAAGTCCTTAGTAAAGCTGATATTTGGCTAATCAGGACCTACTGGGATTTTGAGTTCCCCCGACCTCTTCTCCCTAATTTCAAATTTGTTGGAGGCCTGCACTGCAAGCCAGCAAAGCCTCTTCCAGAG GACATGGAGGCGTTTGTGCAAAGTTCTGGGGATGATGGTATTGTGGTGTTCTCATTGGGATCCATGATCAAGAACCTCACGATGGAGAGAGCAAACACAATAGCCTCTGCACTTGGACAAATACCTCAGAAG GTATTGTGGAGGTACAGTGGTGCAAAACCAGAGACACTGGCTCCCAATACAAGACTTTATGACTGGCTTCCCCAAAATGATCTACTAG GCCATCCCAAGACCAAGGCCTTCATAACCCATGGTGGCACCAATGGGCTCTATGAGGCTATCTATCATGGAGTGCCCATGGTGGGCATCCCCCTGTTCGCTGACCAGCCGGATAATCTGAACCACATGAAGGTGAAAGGGGCGGCTGTCAGTCTGGATTTCAACGAAATGGAAAGTAAAGATTTGGTGGATGCCCTCAACACAGTGATAAGTGATCCCTCGTAA
- the LOC134100918 gene encoding UDP-glucuronosyltransferase 2B31-like isoform X4, translating into MRVQPLLISLLCLAAWSDGGKVLVWPGEFSHWLNMKVILDGLVDRGHSVTIITHTATPSVVTESSRFNIEILQAPYTKEDITKNFQDMLRYWMYDLPNDSFLRASLKVKEMIDRGVEQNQALCRTLYSNKSLIEKLQQERYEVMFLDPMFMCGDLLAQTLDVPFVLSMRFSFGNAIERQCGQLPTPPSYVPGAAFQYTDQMDFAQRTKMFLFYLSQDILFHVITYFKWDPIYTELAGKPTKLCEVLSKADIWLIRTYWDFEFPRPLLPNFKFVGGLHCKPAKPLPEDMEAFVQSSGDDGIVVFSLGSMIKNLTMERANTIASALGQIPQKVLWRYSGAKPETLAPNTRLYDWLPQNDLLGHPKTKAFITHGGTNGLYEAIYHGVPMVGIPLFADQPDNLNHMKVKGAAVSLDFNEMESKDLVDALNTVISDPSKGLK; encoded by the exons ATGCGTGTGCAGCCATTGCTGATTTCACTGCTGTGTCTAGCTGcgtggagtgatggagggaaggTGCTGGTGTGGCCTGGTGAGTTCAGCCACTGGCTCAACATGAAAGTTATCCTGGACGGCCTGGTGGACAGAGGCCATTCTGTCACCATTATCACTCACACTGCCACTCCGTCTGTTGTGACCGAGTCCTCCAGGTTCAACATTGAGATTTTGCAGGCTCCGTATACCAAAGAGGACATCACAAAAAACTTTCAAGACATGCTGCGTTACTGGATGTATGACCTGCCTAATGACAGCTTCCTGAGGGCATCACTGAAGGTCAAAGAGATGATTGACAGAGGAGTGGAGCAGAACCAAGCACTGTGCAGGACCCTGTACTCGAACAAGAGCCTGATTGAGAAGCTGCAGCAGGAGCGCTATGAGGTCATGTTCCTTGACCCCATGTTCATGTGTGGCGACCTGCTGGCCCAGACCCTGGATGTGCCCTTCGTGCTGTCTATGCGCTTCAGCTTTGGAAATGCCATAGAGAGACAGTGTGGGCAGTTGCCTACTCCCCCCTCTTATGTGCCAGGAGCTGCTTTTCAGTACACAGACCAGATGGATTTTGCTCAAAGAAcgaaaatgtttcttttttatctATCTCAAGATATTTTGTTCCATGTCATCACATATTTCAAGTGGGACCCAATATACACTGAACTGGCGG GTAAACCAACCAAATTGTGTGAAGTCCTTAGTAAAGCTGATATTTGGCTAATCAGGACCTACTGGGATTTTGAGTTCCCCCGACCTCTTCTCCCTAATTTCAAATTTGTTGGAGGCCTGCACTGCAAGCCAGCAAAGCCTCTTCCAGAG GACATGGAGGCGTTTGTGCAAAGTTCTGGGGATGATGGTATTGTGGTGTTCTCATTGGGATCCATGATCAAGAACCTCACGATGGAGAGAGCAAACACAATAGCCTCTGCACTTGGACAAATACCTCAGAAG GTATTGTGGAGGTACAGTGGTGCAAAACCAGAGACACTGGCTCCCAATACAAGACTTTATGACTGGCTTCCCCAAAATGATCTACTAG GCCATCCCAAGACCAAGGCCTTCATAACCCATGGTGGCACCAATGGGCTCTATGAGGCTATCTATCATGGAGTGCCCATGGTGGGCATCCCCCTGTTCGCTGACCAGCCGGATAATCTGAACCACATGAAGGTGAAAGGGGCGGCTGTCAGTCTGGATTTCAACGAAATGGAAAGTAAAGATTTGGTGGATGCCCTCAACACAGTGATAAGTGATCCCTC gaaaggctTGAagtga
- the LOC134100918 gene encoding UDP-glucuronosyltransferase 2C1-like isoform X6 codes for MRVQPLLISLLCLAAWSDGGKVLVWPGEFSHWLNMKVILDGLVDRGHSVTIITHTATPSVVTESSRFNIEILQAPYTKEDITKNFQDMLRYWMYDLPNDSFLRASLKVKEMIDRGVEQNQALCRTLYSNKSLIEKLQQERYEVMFLDPMFMCGDLLAQTLDVPFVLSMRFSFGNAIERQCGQLPTPPSYVPGAAFQYTDQMDFAQRTKMFLFYLSQDILFHVITYFKWDPIYTELAGKPTKLCEVLSKADIWLIRTYWDFEFPRPLLPNFKFVGGLHCKPAKPLPEDMEAFVQSSGDDGIVVFSLGSMIKNLTMERANTIASALGQIPQKVLWRYSGAKPETLAPNTRLYDWLPQNDLLGHPKTKAFITHGGTNGLYEAIYHGVPMVGIPLFADQPDNLNHMKVKGAAVSLDFNEMESKDLVDALNTVISDPSYKESMMRLSSIHHDQPMKPLDEAVFWIEFVMRNKGAKHLRVQAHDLSWYQYHSLDVMVFLLAVVGLFIFIMVKSCCFCFRRCFGKRLPKKKAE; via the exons ATGCGTGTGCAGCCATTGCTGATTTCACTGCTGTGTCTAGCTGcgtggagtgatggagggaaggTGCTGGTGTGGCCTGGTGAGTTCAGCCACTGGCTCAACATGAAAGTTATCCTGGACGGCCTGGTGGACAGAGGCCATTCTGTCACCATTATCACTCACACTGCCACTCCGTCTGTTGTGACCGAGTCCTCCAGGTTCAACATTGAGATTTTGCAGGCTCCGTATACCAAAGAGGACATCACAAAAAACTTTCAAGACATGCTGCGTTACTGGATGTATGACCTGCCTAATGACAGCTTCCTGAGGGCATCACTGAAGGTCAAAGAGATGATTGACAGAGGAGTGGAGCAGAACCAAGCACTGTGCAGGACCCTGTACTCGAACAAGAGCCTGATTGAGAAGCTGCAGCAGGAGCGCTATGAGGTCATGTTCCTTGACCCCATGTTCATGTGTGGCGACCTGCTGGCCCAGACCCTGGATGTGCCCTTCGTGCTGTCTATGCGCTTCAGCTTTGGAAATGCCATAGAGAGACAGTGTGGGCAGTTGCCTACTCCCCCCTCTTATGTGCCAGGAGCTGCTTTTCAGTACACAGACCAGATGGATTTTGCTCAAAGAAcgaaaatgtttcttttttatctATCTCAAGATATTTTGTTCCATGTCATCACATATTTCAAGTGGGACCCAATATACACTGAACTGGCGG GTAAACCAACCAAATTGTGTGAAGTCCTTAGTAAAGCTGATATTTGGCTAATCAGGACCTACTGGGATTTTGAGTTCCCCCGACCTCTTCTCCCTAATTTCAAATTTGTTGGAGGCCTGCACTGCAAGCCAGCAAAGCCTCTTCCAGAG GACATGGAGGCGTTTGTGCAAAGTTCTGGGGATGATGGTATTGTGGTGTTCTCATTGGGATCCATGATCAAGAACCTCACGATGGAGAGAGCAAACACAATAGCCTCTGCACTTGGACAAATACCTCAGAAG GTATTGTGGAGGTACAGTGGTGCAAAACCAGAGACACTGGCTCCCAATACAAGACTTTATGACTGGCTTCCCCAAAATGATCTACTAG GCCATCCCAAGACCAAGGCCTTCATAACCCATGGTGGCACCAATGGGCTCTATGAGGCTATCTATCATGGAGTGCCCATGGTGGGCATCCCCCTGTTCGCTGACCAGCCGGATAATCTGAACCACATGAAGGTGAAAGGGGCGGCTGTCAGTCTGGATTTCAACGAAATGGAAAGTAAAGATTTGGTGGATGCCCTCAACACAGTGATAAGTGATCCCTCGTA taaggAAAGCATGATGAGGCTCTCCAGTATTCACCATGACCAGCCAATGAAACCTCTGGATGAAGCCGTGTTCTGGATCGAGTTTGTCATGCGCAATAAAGGAGCGAAGCACCTGCGCGTTCAGGCCCACGACCTCAGCTGGTACCAGTACCATTCGCTGGATGTTATGGTATTCCTGCTTGCCGTAGTGGGACTGTTCATTTTTATTATGGTAAAATCATGTTGCTTCTGCTTCAGGAGGTGTTTTGGGAAACGTCTCCCAAAAAAGAAAGCAGAATGA
- the LOC134100918 gene encoding UDP-glucuronosyltransferase 2C1-like isoform X3 produces MRVQPLLISLLCLAAWSDGGKVLVWPGEFSHWLNMKVILDGLVDRGHSVTIITHTATPSVVTESSRFNIEILQAPYTKEDITKNFQDMLRYWMYDLPNDSFLRASLKVKEMIDRGVEQNQALCRTLYSNKSLIEKLQQERYEVMFLDPMFMCGDLLAQTLDVPFVLSMRFSFGNAIERQCGQLPTPPSYVPGAAFQYTDQMDFAQRTKMFLFYLSQDILFHVITYFKWDPIYTELAGKPTKLCEVLSKADIWLIRTYWDFEFPRPLLPNFKFVGGLHCKPAKPLPEDMEAFVQSSGDDGIVVFSLGSMIKNLTMERANTIASALGQIPQKVLWRYSGAKPETLAPNTRLYDWLPQNDLLGHPKTKAFITHGGTNGLYEAIYHGVPMVGIPLFADQPDNLNHMKVKGAAVSLDFNEMESKDLVDALNTVISDPSYKESIMRLSRIHHDQPMKPLDEAVFWIEFVMRNKGAKHLHVQSHDLSWYQYHSLDVMVFLLAIVGLFIFIVVKSCCFCFRRCFGKSLLKKKTE; encoded by the exons ATGCGTGTGCAGCCATTGCTGATTTCACTGCTGTGTCTAGCTGcgtggagtgatggagggaaggTGCTGGTGTGGCCTGGTGAGTTCAGCCACTGGCTCAACATGAAAGTTATCCTGGACGGCCTGGTGGACAGAGGCCATTCTGTCACCATTATCACTCACACTGCCACTCCGTCTGTTGTGACCGAGTCCTCCAGGTTCAACATTGAGATTTTGCAGGCTCCGTATACCAAAGAGGACATCACAAAAAACTTTCAAGACATGCTGCGTTACTGGATGTATGACCTGCCTAATGACAGCTTCCTGAGGGCATCACTGAAGGTCAAAGAGATGATTGACAGAGGAGTGGAGCAGAACCAAGCACTGTGCAGGACCCTGTACTCGAACAAGAGCCTGATTGAGAAGCTGCAGCAGGAGCGCTATGAGGTCATGTTCCTTGACCCCATGTTCATGTGTGGCGACCTGCTGGCCCAGACCCTGGATGTGCCCTTCGTGCTGTCTATGCGCTTCAGCTTTGGAAATGCCATAGAGAGACAGTGTGGGCAGTTGCCTACTCCCCCCTCTTATGTGCCAGGAGCTGCTTTTCAGTACACAGACCAGATGGATTTTGCTCAAAGAAcgaaaatgtttcttttttatctATCTCAAGATATTTTGTTCCATGTCATCACATATTTCAAGTGGGACCCAATATACACTGAACTGGCGG GTAAACCAACCAAATTGTGTGAAGTCCTTAGTAAAGCTGATATTTGGCTAATCAGGACCTACTGGGATTTTGAGTTCCCCCGACCTCTTCTCCCTAATTTCAAATTTGTTGGAGGCCTGCACTGCAAGCCAGCAAAGCCTCTTCCAGAG GACATGGAGGCGTTTGTGCAAAGTTCTGGGGATGATGGTATTGTGGTGTTCTCATTGGGATCCATGATCAAGAACCTCACGATGGAGAGAGCAAACACAATAGCCTCTGCACTTGGACAAATACCTCAGAAG GTATTGTGGAGGTACAGTGGTGCAAAACCAGAGACACTGGCTCCCAATACAAGACTTTATGACTGGCTTCCCCAAAATGATCTACTAG GCCATCCCAAGACCAAGGCCTTCATAACCCATGGTGGCACCAATGGGCTCTATGAGGCTATCTATCATGGAGTGCCCATGGTGGGCATCCCCCTGTTCGCTGACCAGCCGGATAATCTGAACCACATGAAGGTGAAAGGGGCGGCTGTCAGTCTGGATTTCAACGAAATGGAAAGTAAAGATTTGGTGGATGCCCTCAACACAGTGATAAGTGATCCCTC ATATAAGGAAAGCATCATGAGGCTCTCCAGGATTCACCATGACCAGCCAATGAAACCTCTGGATGAGGCCGTATTCTGGATAGAGTTTGTCATGCGCAATAAAGGAGCGAAGCACCTTCACGTTCAGTCCCACGACCTCAGCTGGTACCAGTACCATTCTCTGGATGTTATGGTATTCCTGCTTGCCATAGTGggactgtttatttttattgtagtaaaatcatgttgctTCTGCTTCAGAAGATGTTTTGGGAAAAGTCTccttaaaaagaaaacagagtga
- the LOC134100918 gene encoding UDP-glucuronosyltransferase 2C1-like isoform X2 codes for MRVQPLLISLLCLAAWSDGGKVLVWPGEFSHWLNMKVILDGLVDRGHSVTIITHTATLFVVSNSSRFNIEVLQVPYAKEDITKNLEEMLSYWMYDMPNDSFLRASLKVKKMIDRGVEQNQALCRTLYSNKSLIEKLQQERYEVMFLDPMFMCGDLLAQTLDVPFVLSMRFSFGNALESQCGQLPTPPSYVPGAGFLYSDQMDFPQRIKNVLFTFSQDILLHVITYFTWDPIYTELAGKPTKLCDVLGKADIWLIRTYWDFEFPRPLLPNFKFVGGLHCKPAKHLPEDMEAFVQSSGDDGIVVFSLGSMIKNLTMERANTIASALGEIPQKVLWRYSGVKPETLAPNTRLYDWLPQNDLLGHPKTKAFITHGGTNGLYEAIYHGVPMVGIPLFADQPDNLNHMKVKGAAVSLDFNKMESKDLVDALNSVISDPSYKESIMRLSRIHHDQPMKPLDEAVFWIEFVMRNKGAKHLHVQSHDLSWYQYHSLDVMVFLLAIVGLFIFIVVKSCCFCFRRCFGKSLLKKKTE; via the exons ATGCGTGTGCAGCCATTGCTGATTTCACTGCTGTGTCTAGCTGcgtggagtgatggagggaaggTGCTGGTGTGGCCTGGTGAGTTCAGCCACTGGCTCAACATGAAAGTTATCCTGGACGGCCTGGTGGACAGAGGCCATTCTGTCACCATCATCACTCACACCGCCACGCTATTTGTTGTGAGCAATTCCTCCAGGTTCAACATTGAGGTTTTGCAGGTTCCCTATGCTAAAGAGGACATCACAAAAAATTTAGAAGAGATGCTGAGTTACTGGATGTATGACATGCCTAATGACAGCTTCCTGAGGGCATCACTGAAGGTCAAAAAGATGATTGACAGAGGAGTGGAGCAGAACCAAGCACTGTGCAGGACCCTGTACTCAAACAAGAGCCTGATTGAGAAGCTGCAGCAGGAGCGCTATGAGGTCATGTTCCTTGACCCCATGTTCATGTGTGGCGACCTGCTGGCCCAGACCCTGGATGTGCCCTTCGTGCTGTCTATGCGCTTCAGCTTTGGAAATGCATTGGAGAGCCAGTGTGGGCAACTGCCCACTCCCCCCTCTTATGTGCCAGGAGCTGGTTTTCTGTACTCAGACCAGATGGATTTTCCTCAGAGGATAAAAAATGTTCTTTTCACATTTTCTCAAGATATTCTGCTCCATGTCATCACATATTTTACTTGGGACCCAATATACACTGAACTGGCAG GTAAACCAACGAAATTATGTGATGTCCTTGGTAAAGCTGATATTTGGTTGATCCGGACCTACTGGGATTTTGAGTTCCCCCGACCTCTTCTCCCCAATTTCAAATTTGTTGGAGGCCTGCACTGCAAGCCAGCAAAGCATCTTCCAGAG GACATGGAGGCATTTGTGCAAAGTTCTGGGGATGATGGTATTGTGGTGTTCTCTTTGGGATCCATGATAAAGAACCTCACTATGGAGAGAGCAAACACAATAGCCTCTGCACTTGGAGAAATACCTCAGAAG GTATTGTGGAGGTACAGTGGTGTAAAGCCAGAGACACTGGCTCCCAATACAAGACTTTATGACTGGCTTCCCCAAAATGACCTTCTAG GCCATCCCAAGACCAAGGCCTTCATAACCCATGGTGGCACCAATGGGCTCTATGAGGCTATCTATCATGGAGTGCCCATGGTGGGCATCCCCCTGTTCGCTGACCAGCCTGATAATCTGAACCACATGAAGGTGAAAGGGGCGGCTGTCAGTCTGGATTTCAACAAAATGGAAAGTAAAGATTTGGTGGATGCCCTCAACTCAGTGATAAGTGATCCCTC ATATAAGGAAAGCATCATGAGGCTCTCCAGGATTCACCATGACCAGCCAATGAAACCTCTGGATGAGGCCGTATTCTGGATAGAGTTTGTCATGCGCAATAAAGGAGCGAAGCACCTTCACGTTCAGTCCCACGACCTCAGCTGGTACCAGTACCATTCTCTGGATGTTATGGTATTCCTGCTTGCCATAGTGggactgtttatttttattgtagtaaaatcatgttgctTCTGCTTCAGAAGATGTTTTGGGAAAAGTCTccttaaaaagaaaacagagtga
- the fktn gene encoding fukutin, which yields MPRINKSLVLALLIATSSIFLLFQLYYYRQYISKNGLHVFGGKGSLSGTDAQRYLTVKFLGLVHKYSLPVFMVDTVSLDLITQDALLLKESKLKEPHCMFLCTHREFTTFALMGNLWKYDVGLIEAAEERGMEVLEIRGKDPRLVSMDDLAGNDIPLHFLFKMNGRLVHLVVLYERSGNYLWHGPLRLKPSMDRKFAPFKKLDFGRYAGAYNRPELVLTTLDGLDVRIPRNFSYFLKEHSEARFLECPYREARAFYQLYPDDLSPEAMDFRMKAKSLLHLAARTLYELGVPFWLSSGTCLGWFRQCSIIPYSKDVDLGIWVKNYRHDITHAFQKAGLPLKHKFGKVEDSLELSFQGLDVKLDIFFFYDEGETVWNGGTQAKSGKKFKYVFPRFQLCWTELLELKVRVPCQTLDYVQANYGSDWNVPVKAWDWKSSPPNVQENGVWPVREWDEVIQVY from the exons ATGCCTAGAATCAACAAGAGCCTGGTTCTTGCCCTTCTCATTGCAACAAGCTCGATATTTCTGCTATTCCAGTTGTATTATTACCGACAATACATATCAAAG AATGGACTACACGTTTTCGGTGGTAAAGGGTCCTTGTCAGGCACTGATGCACAAAGG TACCTGACAGTGAAGTTCCTTGGGCTGGTGCACAAGTATAGCCTGCCTGTCTTCATGGTGGACACTGTGTCACTGGACCTGATCACCCAAGATGCTCTTCTGCTGAAGGAGAGCAAGTTGAAAGAGCCCCACTGCATGTTCCTGTGTACCCACAGAGAATTCACAACCTTTGCCCTGATGGGAAACCTCTGGAAGTACGAT GTTGGTCTGATTGAAGCAGCTGAGGAACGGGGTATGGAGGTCCTCGAGATCCGAGGGAAAGACCCCCGGCTCGTCAGCATGGACGACCTGGCAGGAAATGACATTCCACTCCACTTCCTGTTCAAGATGAACGGCCGGCTGGTGCACCTGGTGGTCCTGTACGAGCGCAGCGGGAACTACCTATGGCACGGCCCCCTCAGACTGAAGCCTAGCATGGACAGGAAGTTTGCCCCCTTCAAGAAGTTGGATTTTGGCCGCTACGCTGGAGCATACAATAG GCCTGAGTTGGTCCTGACGACGTTGGACGGTCTGGACGTGCGAATCCCGCGAAACTTCTCATATTTCTTGAAGGAACATTCCGAGGCTCGTTTTCTCGAGTGCCCCTATCGAGAGGCCCGTGCATTCTACCAG CTGTATCCAGACGACCTTTCACCAGAGGCCATGGACTTCAGGATGAAGGCCAAGAGTCTGCTGCACCTGGCCGCTAGAACGCTGTATGAGCTTGGAGTTCCCTTTTGGCTCAGCAGTGGAACATGCTTAG GCTGGTTCAGACAGTGCAGTATTATCCCCTACAGTAAAGATGTAGACCTGGGGATCTGGGTCAAGAACTACAGACATGACATCACACACGCGTTTCAGAAAGCGGGGCTCCCACTCAAGCACAAGTTTGGAAAG GTCGAGGACAGTCTGGAGCTGTCCTTCCAAGGCTTAGATGTGAAGCTGGACATCTTCTTTTTCTATGATGAAGGAGAGACTGTGTGGAATGGAGGCACGCAGGCAAAAAGCGGCAAGAAATTCAA ATATGTGTTCCCCAGATTTCAGCTGTGCTGGacagagctgctggagctgaAGGTGCGTGTGCCGTGTCAGACTCTGGACTACGTGCAGGCCAACTACGGCTCCGACTGGAACGTTCCGGTAAAGGCCTGGGACTGGAAGAGCTCTCCACCCAACGTGCAGGAGAACGGCGTTTGGCCCGTGCGCGAGTGGGACGAGGTCATCCAGGTCTACTGA